CCCTCTGCGGCTGCGGAGGGATCGAGAACGGAGGCACGCCCAGGTATGCCGCGAAGGCCTGAAGGCAGTGGAGGCAGTAGCAGGTCTTCGGCAGGGCGGCAGAATCGTGGTCCGGCCCCACCATCTCCCAGAACACGAAATAGCGAATGAAGTCGATGCTGAGGCCATCCGGCTGCAGGCGCTTGACGATCGCCTGCGCTTCTTTGACCCGGCGGTTGCGGAATGCGGGCCGGTTGGGGCAGGCAAACTCCACCCAGTCGTCCTTCGCCCGCTCGCCCTTTGCCGTCACCGCCCAGAGATCGGGATCCTCAGCGAGCATCTCGGGGGCGAAGAACACCGGGAAGATGATGAAGAGGTCGGTGTCGTTCTTCCTCGCGAGTGCCCGGAATCCACCCGACGAGGCCAGCTCTTCGCTGGCAAACACCGTGTTGATGCCGAGCTGTTTCCATTCCTCGAAGATCCCCGGGAGGTCGCGTTCGGTCCTGTAGATCTTCACTCCGTAGATCGGATCGACCGTCGACTGTGAAGCCGCAATCGCAGCCCGGGTCTCCGGCGCCTGTGCCGGCGCGGATGGGTCGGCGGGCTCCCCGCAGCCCGACGCGATCACCGCCGCCGCAGCAAGGGCGACGATCGAACGACACGTCCGGCGCATCACGGCAGACCATCCCCTTCGGATTTATCGGGCGGTGGCAAGTCCTCCGGCCCCGGCGGGAAGAGATCGAGGACCGTGAAGTCCACCCAGTAGAGGCCCTCGGTGTTGGGGACCCGTTGGAGAATCGCCCTGCCGATGTCGCCGGGAGGATCCTCGAGCTTCGACCACCAGGGTCGATCCGACGGGTAGCCGTACTGGAAGCCGACCGGTGCCGGTGCGAAGGCGCGCCCCCACTCGGCGAACTCGTCGACCATCGCCTCGAGCGACGGCAGGATCTGGCTGTCATCAATGAAGACCAGGCCCGTGCGCTCGTTCGGTGGCATCTTGCCGATCTCCCAGTGCTTGAGGAAGAGACTGTAACTCGGGTCGTGCCGCCGAACCGCTTCGAGCCAGGAGCGGGCCTCTCCATCGGTGACCCGACGCCCCTCCGGGTTTTCCGTCGACTCCAGCCACTCGACGTCGATCCCGAAGCCAATCACCGATGGGTGGTGGCGATACCGTTCGAGGACAAGACGAATCAGCTCCTCGACCGGTGCGTGACCTGGTTCGACCTGCAGCCACACGCGAAAGTGGTGACGGTCGAAGAGGTCAAGGGTGGCTTCGTTTTCATCTTCCTCGGAGCCTAGGATGAGAGGGTTCTCGTTCTCTACCGGAAAACTCAGCAAGGTTCCATCGCCCTCGAGGCGGCCGACGATCCACACCGTTTCGCCGACAGCTCCGGGAAATCTCGATGCCATCTCCTGTCCGACACGCACCCAGTACCGTGGTCCAGGATCGTAGTCGGGTCCGTACGCCGAATAGCGGAAACCTGCGCCGAGGGGCCGTTCTTCGACCAGCTCTTCTTGAACGGTCACACACCCGACCATGAGAACCACGGCACCAACAACCACGACGCCAATCGCCCATCGTCCCATGTGCATCTTCACCACCCCGGATTATCCTTTTGCATCCACATAGAGCGCTGCCGCTCCGAGCACGGCAGAGTTTTCCAGAGTGCTCGGTTTCATGACCAGCCGTTCTACGACCCTCCGGTAGGCGAACCGCTCGAGCCCCTGGCGCAGGCCTCCCTCGAAGAGTTCGAATGCGCTGCTGATCGAACCGCCGAAGATCACCGCCTGGGGATCGTAGGCGTAGAGGGCGACCATCACCGCCTCGGCCAACTCGTCACCGAACCGTTCGAATGCAGCCAAGGCCTCGGAGTCTCCTTCGCGGGCCCGACGGTAGATCTCGTCGCCCGGCGCACCGTACTCGCGCTGAAAGAATGGTCCCGAGCAGTAGTCCTCGAGCCTCAAGCCCTTGTGAGCCATCATGCCGATTTCACCAACCCCACAGTTGGTCCCGCTGAAGAGACGGCCATTGACGATCACGCCGGTGCCCATGCCGGTGCCGAGAGTGAGGGCTACCAGATCTCGAAAGGCCCGGCCCGCACCGAAGACATGCTCGCCGACCGCGAACGCGTTGGCATCGTTGTTGATCGACGCCGGCACGCCGAACCGTTCCTCGAGTTTCGCCTTCAAAGGCATCTCTTTCCACGAAGGGATGTTCTCGACGTCGAAGACAACACCCTCGGCGACATCGACAACGCTCGGCACGCCACAGCCGATACCGACAACCGAGGGGTCGAAGACGTCGTCTATGGCACGGAAGATCTCTCCTAGGACGGCGTCCGCCGATTCCCGCGCCGGCACCTCCCGGCGCACAATCCGGATGACGTCGCCTCCGCGCACCGTGCCGACCGAGATCTTGGTTCCGCCGAGATCGACACCAATGATCGACTCGGACACAGCTCAGTTTCCCTTTTCGCCGGTCAGCGATCGCAGGAGCTCGCCTGGGCTGACCGTTGCGTTGTCGATGAGCGGCTTCGCCCACAAACCGATCGAGAGGATGTATCCGATGGTCACGAAGAGCAGGGTCATCCCAAAACGAAGACCGAGCTGATCGCCAAGCCATCCGACCAGGGCCGGCATCACCGCACCGCCGACGATGCCGGTGCAGAGTATTCCGGAGAACGAGCCGTGGTGCTCGGCGACCGAGTTGAGGGCGAGCGAAAAGATCACCGACCACATCACCGACAGAAAGAAGCCGACCATCATGAAGGCAACGTAGGAGACCTTCGTCGGCCCGAAGAGCGCCGCCGCCAGGCTGATCATTGCGGCCGAGGAAAACCAGACCAGGACCTTGCGTGCGTCGAAGAGCTTGAGCAGCACCAGACCGAGCAGGCAGCCGGCCGTCAGAAGCCCCCAGAAGTAGGACACCGCGCGTGCTCCTTCGACCTGTGGATCGAGCCCGTGATAGGTCTCGAGGAAGCGCGACACCCAGTTGGCCACACCCTGCTCGGTGCCGACATAGGCGAAGATACCGAAGAAAAAGAGCCACACATAACGATTCTGCAAAAGCTCCAGATAGGAGCCGGCGGCACCGGCCTTCTCGTCGTCCTTGAGCTCGACCTGCGGCAGGCGGACAGCAATGAGAACGGCGATCATCACCAGGGTCACGACGGTGAAGACCCAATAGAGGGACACCCACGGTAGCTCCGGTGGAACCAGCCGCGACAGAAGGCCAAGGATGCCGCCCTCCGGCGCCGGGCCGGCCCCACCGAGGTTGGTCACCAGGTAGGAGTAGACATAGGGGCTGATGAACGATGCCGCCCCGAAGACCAGCTGCGCCATCA
This genomic interval from Acidobacteriota bacterium contains the following:
- a CDS encoding MFS transporter, giving the protein MKRSMGIVLLVFLIFFVISFLTNILGPLVPDIIKGFNLSLTLAGFLPFSFFVAYGVMSIPAGVLLDRFGQKPILIAAFVLAFGGSFLFASVPTFTVALMSLFMIGIGMTMLQVAINPLLRVAGGEENFAFYSVMAQLVFGAASFISPYVYSYLVTNLGGAGPAPEGGILGLLSRLVPPELPWVSLYWVFTVVTLVMIAVLIAVRLPQVELKDDEKAGAAGSYLELLQNRYVWLFFFGIFAYVGTEQGVANWVSRFLETYHGLDPQVEGARAVSYFWGLLTAGCLLGLVLLKLFDARKVLVWFSSAAMISLAAALFGPTKVSYVAFMMVGFFLSVMWSVIFSLALNSVAEHHGSFSGILCTGIVGGAVMPALVGWLGDQLGLRFGMTLLFVTIGYILSIGLWAKPLIDNATVSPGELLRSLTGEKGN
- a CDS encoding ROK family protein, which encodes MSESIIGVDLGGTKISVGTVRGGDVIRIVRREVPARESADAVLGEIFRAIDDVFDPSVVGIGCGVPSVVDVAEGVVFDVENIPSWKEMPLKAKLEERFGVPASINNDANAFAVGEHVFGAGRAFRDLVALTLGTGMGTGVIVNGRLFSGTNCGVGEIGMMAHKGLRLEDYCSGPFFQREYGAPGDEIYRRAREGDSEALAAFERFGDELAEAVMVALYAYDPQAVIFGGSISSAFELFEGGLRQGLERFAYRRVVERLVMKPSTLENSAVLGAAALYVDAKG